The Halogeometricum borinquense DSM 11551 region CGTAGGTCTTGTAGTCGTCCGCCGAGACGGTGTCTTTGTTCACGACGAACGACGCCCAGCCGAAGCGCTGGGGAGCACCGTACATCTTCCCGTCGAGGTCGAACGTGTAGTCGTCCTCGTTGACGAAAGCGTACTTGTAGCCGTTCTGTTTCTGGAAGACGTCGATGTACTGGTCGAAGGTGTACGGTTTCCAGTCTTCGTAGCTGATGGGTCGGATGAGGCCCGCTTCGGCGAGGCGCGGAATCCACGCCATATCGAAGGTGGCTTGGTGGAACTGCTTCCACTCGCCGGACTTGAGACGGTTGAACGCCTTCGGGTTCGACGTGAACAGATCCAGTTGCGTGTTGCAGTCGAACTGTTCACGGAACGGGTCCTGCACGTTCGAGGCGTCGTATCCCGTCCACGTCAGGTGGTTGATCGTCTCGCCCTCCTTGTCGTTCTCGTTCGGCGAGTACAGGGCGTCGTACTCCTTTGCCGGCACCATCGCCAGCGGCTGTGTACGCCAACTCCCGCCGTCACTACCGCTGTCGCCGCCGCCACCGGAACATCCTGCCACGCTGGCGACACCAGTCGTCGCAGCCGCTTCCATCAACCGTCGTCGAGTGAGGCTTGGTTTGTCAGTCATTGCTCACCGTGCATTCCTGTTTCCGGATGCGATGCGGATGATATCCCTCGTATCGGCTGTTTTCTGACTCATCACG contains the following coding sequences:
- a CDS encoding ABC transporter substrate-binding protein, which produces MTDKPSLTRRRLMEAAATTGVASVAGCSGGGGDSGSDGGSWRTQPLAMVPAKEYDALYSPNENDKEGETINHLTWTGYDASNVQDPFREQFDCNTQLDLFTSNPKAFNRLKSGEWKQFHQATFDMAWIPRLAEAGLIRPISYEDWKPYTFDQYIDVFQKQNGYKYAFVNEDDYTFDLDGKMYGAPQRFGWASFVVNKDTVSADDYKTYDAAWSEEYDVGVYDLMFWGIQIIMLREGIDPYKEHTDEEVEQVRQATFDLFDNAKTLLPDFASMNQALKSGEIDIGFISGNWINGTLRRGGNLQFEAHVPEEGGVIWVETTAFVKGEQPTVSDSYLAYMQQGENALKLSWPTSGGTNVVPHKTAWENYNDRQREVLRVDDIPDILERSVFYTGIPDLNKFEPIWREAKARI